The Agromyces atrinae genome window below encodes:
- a CDS encoding helix-turn-helix domain-containing protein produces MRRILSIGSRSTFYRGPVGRAGLHRHSAAAIVAAISPPLRVRSDDGVRHDVTSMYVPPDVPHEFDSDGDVAVFFAEPTSTMHRRFESHYVLRTDEITLDPALPLDWARFEWGEDDTIHDEIERELLPLGPVVADGHDPRVAAVVAHMRAHLDRSDGAADLAALVHVSPSRLSALFRTHVGMPIRRYRVWLRLHAAAAAIAEGSSLTDAAATAGFADASHFSTSARRVFGVAPSDVLGAHLGVTIRA; encoded by the coding sequence ATGAGGCGAATCCTCTCGATCGGCTCGCGCAGCACGTTCTACCGCGGGCCCGTCGGGCGGGCGGGTCTGCACCGGCACTCGGCCGCCGCGATCGTCGCCGCGATCTCCCCTCCTCTGCGCGTCCGCTCCGATGACGGCGTGCGGCACGACGTCACGTCGATGTACGTTCCCCCGGACGTTCCGCACGAGTTCGACTCGGATGGCGACGTCGCGGTGTTCTTCGCCGAACCGACGTCGACGATGCATCGGCGTTTCGAGTCTCATTACGTGCTCCGCACCGACGAGATCACGCTCGACCCCGCGCTTCCGCTCGACTGGGCTCGGTTCGAGTGGGGTGAGGATGACACGATCCACGACGAGATCGAACGCGAGCTGCTCCCTCTGGGTCCGGTCGTCGCCGACGGTCACGATCCTCGAGTCGCCGCGGTCGTCGCGCACATGCGCGCGCACCTCGATCGCAGCGACGGCGCGGCCGACCTCGCCGCGCTCGTGCACGTGTCCCCCAGCCGGCTCTCGGCGCTCTTCCGCACGCACGTCGGCATGCCGATCCGGCGATACCGGGTGTGGTTGCGACTTCATGCCGCGGCGGCGGCGATAGCGGAGGGCAGTTCGCTGACGGATGCCGCCGCGACCGCGGGGTTCGCCGATGCGTCGCACTTCTCGACGAGTGCACGCCGCGTGTTCGGCGTCGCGCCGAGCGACGTGCTCGGCGCGCACCTCGGAGTGACGATCCGCGCCTGA
- a CDS encoding MFS transporter: MIRASTTNAGAPGGTPPGALAPLRVTVFRWLWIAGLVSSIGSWMQSVGAQWFLVEQNASPAVIALVSTAAAAPVLLFGIPAGVLGEFMNRRRLLIGVQAAQAAISLVLVVLTAADLMTPALLLALTFALGAATAVQLPAYQAIVPEIVPTPLIANAASLSSIGVNVARAIGPAVAGVLIAQLGIPFVFAVNVASFLFFLLVLVLWRGYTAPPTSREPFIAASRAGLRYVGHSAIVRRMYVQLLLFMIPANALWALLPVLANGQLGLAASGYGLLLAAVGLGSVCGAFVLPPLRAKIGVGGLVMVSSAVYGVGIAVIAFSTTLAVTLPILVVIGTAWIGVIASLNGTVQSFLPVWVRTRGLSVYQLVFYGGTALGAAVSGVLSGILGVAATMVGTGIVVVVVAALQLVWPFGSTVDKKRDVVPLPLTDVPPVALVLPGDEASTRTPARESESDGATLVIVRYAVASADRARFVDAMQYVEHSRRRTGARAWHLYDSREQPGTMVEAFTVGSWSEHLRQHESRTTGYDAEVLEAVRAFASADPVIEHLVAVDRD; encoded by the coding sequence GTGATCCGAGCGTCGACGACGAACGCCGGAGCGCCGGGCGGGACACCGCCCGGCGCTCTCGCGCCTCTCCGCGTCACGGTGTTCCGCTGGCTGTGGATCGCGGGTCTCGTCAGCAGCATCGGCAGCTGGATGCAGTCCGTCGGCGCCCAGTGGTTCCTCGTCGAGCAGAACGCGTCGCCCGCCGTCATCGCTCTCGTCTCGACGGCCGCCGCGGCGCCCGTGCTGCTGTTCGGCATCCCCGCCGGTGTGCTCGGCGAGTTCATGAATCGCCGCCGACTGCTCATCGGCGTGCAGGCGGCGCAGGCCGCTATCAGCCTCGTCCTCGTCGTTCTCACGGCGGCGGACCTCATGACTCCTGCGCTCCTGCTCGCACTCACCTTCGCCCTCGGCGCGGCCACGGCCGTACAACTGCCCGCGTATCAGGCGATCGTCCCCGAGATCGTCCCGACGCCGCTCATCGCGAACGCCGCGTCACTGTCGTCGATCGGTGTGAACGTCGCCCGGGCCATCGGGCCGGCCGTCGCCGGTGTCCTCATCGCTCAACTCGGCATCCCGTTCGTCTTCGCCGTCAACGTCGCGAGCTTCCTCTTCTTCCTGCTCGTTCTGGTGCTCTGGCGCGGGTACACCGCTCCGCCCACGAGCCGCGAACCCTTCATCGCGGCGTCGCGGGCGGGGCTGCGGTACGTCGGACACAGCGCGATCGTGCGACGGATGTACGTGCAGCTGTTGCTCTTCATGATCCCCGCCAACGCCCTATGGGCGCTCCTACCGGTGCTCGCGAACGGTCAGCTCGGACTCGCGGCGAGCGGATACGGGCTCCTCCTCGCCGCCGTCGGGCTCGGATCGGTCTGCGGCGCATTCGTGCTGCCACCCCTTCGGGCGAAGATCGGCGTCGGCGGACTCGTGATGGTGTCGAGTGCGGTCTACGGCGTCGGTATCGCCGTCATCGCGTTCTCGACGACTCTCGCCGTGACGCTGCCGATCCTCGTCGTCATCGGCACCGCGTGGATCGGTGTCATCGCGTCGCTCAACGGCACCGTGCAGTCGTTCCTGCCGGTGTGGGTGCGGACGCGTGGCCTGTCGGTCTATCAACTCGTGTTCTACGGCGGGACGGCGCTCGGCGCTGCGGTGTCGGGTGTGCTGAGCGGCATCCTCGGCGTCGCCGCGACGATGGTCGGCACAGGCATCGTGGTCGTCGTGGTCGCTGCCCTTCAGCTCGTCTGGCCGTTCGGATCGACCGTCGACAAGAAGCGCGATGTCGTGCCGCTGCCGTTGACCGATGTGCCTCCCGTCGCGCTCGTGCTTCCCGGCGATGAGGCCTCGACCCGCACACCCGCGAGGGAGAGCGAGTCCGACGGGGCGACGCTCGTCATCGTGCGCTACGCGGTCGCTTCCGCCGACCGGGCCCGCTTCGTCGACGCGATGCAGTACGTCGAGCACTCGCGGCGCCGCACGGGGGCGCGAGCCTGGCATCTCTACGACTCGCGCGAGCAGCCCGGGACCATGGTCGAGGCGTTCACCGTCGGATCGTGGAGCGAGCATCTGCGTCAGCACGAGAGTCGTACGACGGGCTACGACGCCGAGGTGCTCGAGGCGGTGCGCGCATTCGCCTCGGCCGACCCGGTCATCGAGCATCTCGTGGCGGTCGACCGCGACTGA
- a CDS encoding ABC transporter ATP-binding protein, with protein MSHDPVDLRARDVSLAYDGRVVSEHLDVVVEPGSFTVIIGPNACGKSTLLRALSGLLAPKDGAVVLDGADIARTPTRAIARRIGLLPQTAVAPEGITVSELVARGRYAHQRLLRSWSPADEAAVADALTKTGVADLSTRRVDELSGGQRQRVWIAMVLAQQTPLVLLDEPTTYLDVTHQMEVLDLLDDLHREGRTIVAVLHDLNHAARYATHVIAMREGRIVAQGTPADTVTSSLVDEVFGLANVVIPDPVTGTPLVVPLDRRSR; from the coding sequence GTGAGCCACGACCCCGTCGACCTGCGCGCCCGTGACGTCTCTCTCGCGTACGACGGCCGTGTCGTCAGCGAGCATCTCGACGTCGTCGTCGAGCCCGGCTCGTTCACCGTCATCATCGGTCCGAACGCGTGCGGCAAGTCGACGCTGCTGCGCGCTCTCTCCGGCCTGCTCGCGCCGAAGGACGGCGCGGTGGTGCTCGACGGCGCCGACATCGCGCGCACACCCACCCGGGCGATCGCCCGTCGTATCGGACTGCTCCCGCAGACCGCCGTCGCCCCCGAGGGCATCACCGTCTCCGAACTCGTCGCGAGAGGGCGGTACGCGCACCAGCGACTGCTGCGATCGTGGTCGCCGGCCGACGAGGCAGCCGTCGCGGATGCGCTCACGAAGACGGGCGTCGCCGACCTCTCGACCCGTCGGGTCGACGAGCTCTCGGGCGGGCAGCGGCAGCGTGTCTGGATCGCCATGGTCCTGGCGCAGCAGACGCCGCTCGTGCTCCTGGACGAACCCACGACCTATCTCGACGTCACCCACCAGATGGAGGTGCTCGACCTCCTCGACGATCTGCATCGCGAGGGGCGCACCATCGTCGCGGTGCTGCACGACCTGAACCATGCGGCGCGCTATGCGACCCACGTGATCGCCATGCGCGAGGGACGCATCGTCGCGCAGGGCACCCCGGCCGACACCGTGACCTCGTCCCTCGTCGACGAGGTCTTCGGTCTCGCCAACGTCGTGATCCCCGACCCCGTCACCGGTACTCCGCTCGTCGTGCCACTCGATCGACGGTCGCGGTAG
- a CDS encoding ABC transporter substrate-binding protein, translating to MPRRALARTVLSSLALVGAVALTACSTAAPEADTAPTTASSASETRVFTHAHGETEIPTSPQRIVVLEPVQLDTAVALGATPVGAAVLNETAGVPAYLGDDAADIEMVGTVAEPSVERIAALAPDLILGTESRHSALYDQLSAVAPTVFMATQSDPWQENVAFVADALGDPDGASELLSAYEERCDEIAEEFGTEGSTAQLIRPRDGILTLYGPTSFAGSTLECAGFTTPERAWEDISLDVSPENVVDASADLVLVTTTDVDDPTTLPAAISDNAAVFPDVHLVDQSFWITGVGPLGGMTVLDDLERILSTR from the coding sequence ATGCCTCGTCGCGCTCTCGCCCGTACCGTTCTCAGTTCCCTCGCGCTCGTCGGCGCCGTCGCTCTCACGGCCTGTTCGACCGCCGCTCCCGAGGCCGACACCGCCCCGACGACGGCATCCTCCGCCAGTGAGACACGCGTGTTCACGCACGCTCACGGTGAGACCGAGATCCCGACGAGCCCGCAGCGCATCGTGGTGCTCGAGCCCGTGCAGCTCGATACCGCCGTCGCTCTCGGTGCGACTCCCGTGGGTGCGGCCGTGCTCAACGAGACGGCAGGAGTGCCCGCCTACCTCGGCGACGACGCTGCCGACATCGAGATGGTCGGAACGGTCGCCGAGCCGAGCGTCGAGCGCATCGCCGCTCTCGCGCCCGACCTCATCCTCGGCACGGAGTCGCGTCACTCCGCCCTCTACGACCAGCTGAGCGCGGTCGCGCCGACCGTCTTCATGGCGACCCAGTCCGACCCGTGGCAGGAGAACGTCGCCTTCGTCGCCGACGCGCTCGGAGATCCCGACGGAGCGAGCGAACTGCTCTCCGCCTACGAGGAGCGGTGCGACGAGATCGCCGAGGAGTTCGGCACGGAGGGCTCGACGGCGCAGCTCATCCGTCCGCGTGATGGCATCCTCACCCTGTACGGCCCCACGTCGTTTGCGGGGAGCACCCTCGAGTGCGCCGGGTTCACCACTCCCGAGCGCGCGTGGGAGGACATCTCCCTCGACGTCTCGCCCGAGAACGTCGTCGACGCGAGCGCCGACCTCGTGCTCGTCACGACGACCGACGTCGACGACCCCACCACTCTGCCCGCCGCCATCAGCGACAACGCCGCCGTCTTCCCCGACGTCCACCTCGTCGACCAGTCCTTCTGGATCACCGGTGTCGGCCCGCTCGGCGGCATGACCGTGCTCGACGACCTCGAGCGCATCCTCTCCACGCGCTGA
- a CDS encoding alpha/beta fold hydrolase: MSQPITVVLVHGAFAESSSWNGVLAALAGRGVPAIATPNQLRSVTTDADNVRRAVGSIDGPVLLVGHSYGGAVITEAAVGAENVVGLVYVAAFAPEHGETSLGLTDKFPGSTLGETVRPIPLGDGTNDLIVDREIFPSQFAGDVPLADAQLAGATQRAIRDFALGEPQPAETPAWKTLPSWFVFGSGDKNIPVEGLRFMAERAGSRKTVEIDGASHSVMVSNPDAVADLITEALSHLS, encoded by the coding sequence ATGTCTCAGCCCATCACCGTCGTTCTCGTCCACGGCGCATTCGCCGAATCGTCCAGCTGGAACGGCGTCCTCGCCGCTCTGGCCGGCCGCGGTGTGCCCGCGATCGCGACGCCCAACCAGCTCCGCAGCGTCACGACCGACGCCGACAACGTGCGCCGCGCCGTCGGCTCGATCGACGGCCCCGTCCTCCTCGTCGGTCATTCCTACGGCGGAGCCGTCATCACCGAAGCAGCCGTGGGCGCCGAGAACGTCGTCGGCCTCGTCTACGTCGCCGCCTTCGCTCCCGAGCACGGAGAGACGTCCCTCGGCCTCACCGACAAGTTCCCCGGATCGACCCTCGGCGAGACCGTGCGGCCCATCCCGCTCGGCGACGGCACCAACGACCTCATCGTCGACCGCGAGATCTTCCCGTCGCAGTTCGCCGGCGACGTGCCCCTCGCCGACGCACAGCTCGCGGGTGCGACGCAGCGCGCGATCCGCGACTTCGCGCTCGGTGAGCCGCAGCCGGCGGAGACGCCGGCGTGGAAGACGCTCCCGTCCTGGTTCGTCTTCGGTTCGGGCGACAAGAACATCCCCGTCGAGGGCCTGCGATTCATGGCCGAGCGCGCCGGTTCGCGGAAGACCGTCGAGATCGACGGTGCCTCCCACTCGGTCATGGTGTCGAATCCGGATGCCGTCGCCGATCTCATCACCGAAGCGCTCTCTCACCTCTCCTGA
- a CDS encoding GlxA family transcriptional regulator, with product MFDTVTSPHRRRQRIGFLLFDGVKMLDFVGPAEVFQEANQRVDGYEIVMLSSDGADVTTSMGVRVGVHAAARDAGDLDTLMIPGSESAPSVYDDPAILEAIRGLAPGARRVASVCSGAFALAATGLLDGRPATTHWKFAPRLAADYPQIDVQPDALFVRDGRIYSSAGVAAGIDLALSLVEEDHGAEVARMIAQLLLVYMKRSGGQSQFSASLRAAPPRTDVARSVAEYVNADPTRPCTIHELAKYANVSTRHLNRVVREELGMSPRDYVHSMRLDFATGYLEDGAPVALAAEQSGYTSVVAFRRAFIARLGVTPSEYQRKFLTTKRVVAV from the coding sequence GTGTTCGACACCGTCACGTCCCCGCACCGTCGTCGGCAGCGCATTGGCTTCTTGCTCTTCGACGGCGTCAAGATGCTCGACTTCGTCGGCCCGGCCGAGGTATTCCAAGAGGCCAACCAGCGCGTCGACGGCTACGAGATCGTCATGCTCTCTTCCGATGGGGCCGACGTCACGACATCCATGGGCGTGCGGGTCGGGGTGCACGCCGCGGCGCGGGATGCCGGCGACCTCGACACGCTCATGATCCCCGGCAGCGAGTCGGCGCCGAGCGTCTACGACGATCCCGCCATCCTCGAGGCGATCCGCGGTCTGGCACCGGGCGCACGGCGCGTCGCATCGGTCTGCAGCGGCGCGTTCGCCCTCGCCGCGACGGGCCTGCTCGACGGGCGCCCGGCCACGACGCACTGGAAGTTCGCTCCGCGCCTCGCGGCCGACTACCCCCAGATCGACGTCCAGCCCGACGCGCTCTTCGTGCGCGACGGCCGCATCTACTCCTCGGCCGGTGTCGCCGCGGGCATCGACCTCGCCCTCTCGCTCGTCGAGGAGGATCACGGCGCCGAGGTCGCCCGCATGATCGCTCAGCTCCTGCTCGTGTACATGAAGCGCTCCGGGGGCCAGTCGCAGTTCTCCGCATCGCTGCGGGCCGCTCCGCCCCGCACGGATGTCGCCCGGTCGGTCGCCGAGTACGTCAACGCCGACCCCACCCGGCCCTGCACGATCCACGAACTCGCCAAGTACGCCAACGTCAGCACCCGCCATCTCAATCGTGTCGTGCGCGAGGAGCTCGGCATGTCTCCGCGCGACTACGTGCACTCGATGCGTCTCGACTTCGCGACCGGCTACCTCGAGGACGGTGCGCCCGTCGCTCTCGCGGCCGAGCAGTCCGGGTACACGAGCGTCGTCGCGTTCCGTCGCGCCTTCATCGCACGCCTCGGCGTCACCCCGTCGGAGTACCAGCGCAAGTTCCTCACGACGAAGCGCGTCGTCGCCGTCTGA
- a CDS encoding siderophore-interacting protein → MSRSFSDSPNVLFRAFVATVRRVSTGFVRVTLRGDDLAELVPRGLDQRIKLLLPQGRYPDELRHAFLAESDWRSRWRSVPLSERPAMRSYTIGEARPESRELDIDFYVHARPGPGSAWALRAAVGDELLLSAPDRRLEQGTHGVQWAPGAARHVLIAGDETAFPAIAGIVRSLAGDARTDVAIETGHADDAELVTRWSPQAVVVERGDRRGGEALLEHVTEWAATHGSTAAAAGADFYAWCATESARVAEIRDVLARSGIDSDRIHVQGYWHDRERAGLA, encoded by the coding sequence ATGTCTCGCTCGTTCTCCGACTCGCCGAACGTCCTGTTCAGAGCGTTCGTCGCGACCGTGCGGCGGGTGTCGACCGGGTTCGTCCGTGTGACGCTCCGCGGCGACGATCTCGCCGAGCTCGTGCCGCGGGGCCTCGATCAGCGCATCAAGCTGCTGCTCCCGCAGGGCCGGTATCCCGACGAGCTCCGGCACGCGTTCCTCGCCGAGAGCGACTGGCGGTCGCGGTGGCGGAGCGTGCCTCTGTCCGAGCGACCCGCGATGCGCAGCTACACGATCGGTGAGGCGAGACCTGAGTCGCGAGAGCTCGACATCGACTTCTACGTCCACGCGCGGCCCGGCCCCGGAAGCGCCTGGGCGCTCCGAGCCGCCGTCGGCGACGAACTGCTGCTCTCCGCGCCCGATCGGCGCCTCGAGCAGGGCACGCACGGTGTGCAGTGGGCGCCGGGAGCCGCCCGCCACGTCCTCATCGCGGGCGATGAGACGGCGTTCCCCGCGATCGCCGGCATCGTGCGATCGCTCGCTGGCGATGCGCGAACGGATGTCGCGATCGAGACGGGTCATGCCGACGATGCCGAGCTCGTGACGCGGTGGTCGCCGCAGGCCGTCGTGGTCGAGCGCGGTGACCGACGCGGGGGAGAGGCTCTCCTCGAGCACGTGACGGAGTGGGCGGCGACGCACGGTTCGACGGCTGCCGCGGCGGGAGCGGACTTCTACGCGTGGTGCGCGACCGAGAGTGCTCGCGTCGCCGAGATCCGCGACGTCCTCGCGCGTTCGGGGATCGATTCCGACCGCATCCACGTGCAGGGCTATTGGCACGACCGCGAGAGGGCCGGCCTTGCTTAG
- a CDS encoding alpha/beta fold hydrolase → MPYFTTSDGTEIYYTDQGEGQPVLLSHGWPLSSDAWQVEIKLLADNGYRAIAHDRRGHGRSAKTYTGNDMDTYARDLAELVEHLDLTNLVIIGHSTGGGEVVRYAAQHGAGRVVKVITAGAVPPQMVKTESNPEGLPIEVFDGIRAGVLKDASQFYIDLTESFFGANREGSNVSEGAKRDFWRQGMNVNLAAAYDCIAAFSETDFTEDLKALDVPILIAQGDDDQIVPIGASGRKAIDLVSDGTLTVYPGAPHGIYGDYQVALDADILAFIAK, encoded by the coding sequence ATGCCCTACTTCACGACGTCCGATGGAACCGAGATCTACTACACCGATCAGGGCGAGGGTCAGCCGGTGCTCCTCAGTCACGGCTGGCCGCTGTCCTCCGACGCATGGCAGGTCGAGATCAAGCTGCTCGCCGACAACGGCTACCGCGCGATCGCGCACGACCGACGCGGCCACGGCCGCTCGGCGAAGACGTACACGGGCAACGACATGGACACCTACGCCCGTGACCTCGCCGAACTCGTCGAGCACCTCGACCTGACGAACCTCGTCATCATCGGCCACTCGACGGGCGGCGGGGAGGTCGTCCGGTACGCCGCGCAGCACGGCGCGGGTCGAGTGGTGAAGGTCATTACCGCCGGAGCCGTGCCGCCGCAGATGGTCAAGACCGAGTCGAACCCCGAGGGGCTGCCGATCGAGGTCTTCGACGGCATCCGCGCGGGTGTGCTGAAAGACGCCTCGCAGTTCTACATCGACCTGACCGAGTCGTTCTTCGGTGCGAACCGCGAGGGATCGAACGTCTCGGAAGGCGCGAAGCGCGACTTCTGGCGCCAGGGTATGAACGTCAACCTCGCGGCGGCCTACGACTGCATCGCGGCCTTCTCCGAGACCGACTTCACCGAGGACCTGAAGGCGCTCGACGTCCCGATCCTCATCGCGCAGGGTGACGACGACCAGATCGTGCCGATCGGCGCATCGGGCCGGAAGGCGATCGACCTCGTCTCCGACGGAACCCTCACGGTGTATCCGGGAGCCCCGCACGGAATCTACGGCGACTACCAGGTCGCACTCGACGCCGACATCCTCGCGTTCATCGCGAAGTGA
- a CDS encoding iron chelate uptake ABC transporter family permease subunit, whose protein sequence is MGSLEAPSRPRHRAAVAAWCAGGALLALTVILSLLVGSNPIPPGDVIASLLGHGGAEVDYIVWGQRVPRTVAAIIVGAALAAAGCLIQAFTRNPLADTGILGVNAGAAFFVAVGIAFLGIVDPGAYVWLACIGAFALTIAVSLIGSSARSGTDPIRLTLAGVALGAVFAGATTGIALTHPDAFDRLRGWNAGSLLGRGFDVILPILPVILVGLVLALLAAPALNSLALGADVARSHGVDVRRSDLIVVTGTTLLAGGATALAGPIAFVGLMVPHIARWTLGTDQRRILAGSLVLGPILVLVADIVGRVAIAPSEMPAGIVTAFIGAPVLIALVRRRKATGL, encoded by the coding sequence GTGGGTTCTCTCGAGGCGCCGTCCCGCCCGCGTCACCGCGCTGCCGTCGCAGCGTGGTGCGCGGGAGGGGCGCTCCTCGCCCTGACCGTCATCCTCTCGCTCCTCGTTGGATCGAATCCCATCCCGCCCGGCGACGTCATCGCGTCGCTCCTCGGGCACGGCGGCGCCGAGGTCGACTACATCGTGTGGGGTCAGCGGGTTCCGCGCACGGTGGCCGCGATCATCGTGGGGGCGGCCCTCGCCGCGGCGGGATGTCTGATCCAGGCGTTCACCCGCAATCCTCTCGCCGACACGGGAATCCTCGGCGTCAACGCCGGTGCCGCGTTCTTCGTCGCGGTCGGCATCGCGTTCCTCGGCATCGTGGACCCGGGCGCCTACGTGTGGCTCGCGTGCATCGGCGCGTTCGCCCTCACGATCGCGGTCTCGCTCATCGGATCGAGTGCTCGGTCCGGCACGGACCCGATCCGGCTGACCCTCGCGGGAGTCGCGCTCGGCGCGGTGTTCGCGGGTGCGACGACGGGCATCGCCCTCACACACCCCGACGCGTTCGATCGCCTCCGCGGCTGGAACGCCGGCAGCCTCCTGGGTCGCGGCTTCGACGTCATCCTGCCGATCCTGCCCGTCATCCTCGTCGGACTCGTGCTCGCCCTCCTGGCGGCTCCCGCGCTCAACTCGCTCGCCCTCGGGGCGGACGTCGCCCGATCGCACGGTGTCGACGTACGCCGCTCCGACCTCATCGTCGTCACCGGCACGACGCTCCTCGCCGGCGGCGCGACCGCCCTCGCGGGGCCGATCGCGTTCGTGGGTCTCATGGTGCCGCACATCGCGCGATGGACCCTCGGCACCGATCAACGCCGCATCCTCGCGGGGAGCCTCGTGCTCGGCCCCATCCTCGTGCTCGTCGCCGACATCGTCGGGCGCGTCGCGATCGCACCGAGCGAGATGCCGGCGGGAATCGTCACGGCCTTCATCGGTGCGCCGGTGCTCATCGCTCTCGTGCGGCGGCGGAAGGCGACGGGACTGTGA
- a CDS encoding FecCD family ABC transporter permease, with product MTGTVRFAHRRLVLGGRRAHVVVRVRSLIVAVVACAITAVLLVLALALGDFPLAPSDVVGALIGTTDGLPRTVVLEWRLPRAAAAIVFGAALAVAGALFQTITRNPLASPDIIGLANGSFTGMLIALIVLGGSWPLLVTGSLLGGLVAALVIVLLSAHDGLQGFRFIVIGIGVSAMLAAFNTWLLLRAELETALFAAAWGAGSLNSVSATTAWPAIALLVVILALLPLVTRPLQQLGLGDDVARSTGVLVRRSRIGVLVIAVALVSVVTSIAGPIAFVSLAAPQITRRLTGTADIPLVPTLFVGGALLLAADIIAQHVIPLTVPVGVVTVVCGGAYLVWLLAREIRRAP from the coding sequence GTGACGGGCACCGTGCGGTTCGCGCACCGGCGCCTCGTGCTCGGCGGTCGTCGTGCGCACGTCGTCGTGCGCGTCCGTTCGCTCATCGTCGCCGTCGTCGCGTGCGCGATCACGGCCGTGCTGCTCGTGCTCGCGCTGGCGCTCGGCGACTTCCCCCTCGCGCCGTCCGACGTCGTCGGAGCACTCATCGGGACGACCGACGGGTTGCCGCGGACGGTCGTGCTCGAGTGGCGGCTGCCACGCGCCGCCGCCGCGATCGTCTTCGGCGCGGCACTCGCCGTCGCCGGCGCGCTCTTCCAGACGATCACCCGCAACCCGCTCGCGAGTCCCGACATCATCGGGCTCGCCAACGGATCGTTCACGGGAATGCTCATCGCCCTCATCGTGCTCGGCGGTTCATGGCCCCTGCTCGTGACCGGGTCGCTTCTCGGCGGGCTCGTCGCCGCGCTCGTCATCGTGCTGCTCTCGGCCCACGACGGCCTGCAGGGGTTCCGCTTCATCGTCATCGGAATCGGCGTCTCGGCGATGCTCGCCGCGTTCAACACGTGGCTGCTGCTGCGTGCCGAACTCGAGACCGCGCTCTTCGCCGCCGCGTGGGGCGCGGGCAGTCTGAACTCGGTGAGCGCGACGACCGCGTGGCCCGCCATCGCGCTCCTCGTCGTGATCCTCGCACTCCTGCCGCTCGTCACGCGTCCGCTGCAGCAGCTCGGCCTCGGTGACGACGTCGCTCGATCGACGGGTGTGCTCGTCCGCCGGAGTCGCATCGGAGTGCTCGTCATCGCCGTCGCGCTCGTGAGCGTCGTGACGTCGATCGCGGGGCCCATCGCCTTCGTCTCCCTCGCCGCACCGCAGATCACCCGCAGGCTCACGGGAACAGCGGACATCCCGCTCGTTCCCACCCTGTTCGTCGGAGGCGCCCTGCTGCTCGCCGCCGACATCATCGCGCAGCACGTCATCCCGCTCACCGTTCCGGTGGGCGTCGTCACCGTCGTCTGCGGTGGGGCCTACCTCGTGTGGCTCCTCGCACGCGAGATCAGGAGAGCACCGTGA
- a CDS encoding alpha/beta fold hydrolase, translated as MTRDTDTTPHFDAAPVQRATIDGVPIAFRDVGDGPPILFLPGWPTDGRTFAPLVDALAPRYRCIIPDLPGAGQTRWVRGRDLGPRAQAALVERLVAERGALDDLTIVGSDSGGMVARWLAARCAPRALVLFNTEIPGWRAPFQRRARTLARWLPGYTSIAMRQLTSDRYLTSPAGFGGTLADHDLLVGSFRDRFIDPLTRSHRRMDDARRSFIAVLDWAELDALSDIHRRITAPTWFIWGRDDPTFPVTRARAMHAKFPDPRGFELIDRARLYVHEDQPAVVRRTLTGILAEVHEARRPS; from the coding sequence ATGACGCGAGACACCGACACGACACCGCATTTCGACGCTGCACCGGTGCAGAGAGCGACGATCGACGGAGTGCCGATCGCCTTCCGAGACGTCGGCGACGGGCCACCGATCCTCTTCCTGCCGGGCTGGCCGACGGATGGCCGCACCTTTGCCCCGCTCGTCGACGCGCTTGCGCCACGCTACCGCTGCATCATTCCCGATCTCCCCGGTGCGGGACAGACCAGGTGGGTGAGAGGTCGAGATCTCGGGCCGCGCGCTCAAGCGGCCCTCGTCGAGCGTCTCGTCGCGGAGCGGGGTGCGCTCGACGACCTCACCATCGTCGGAAGCGACAGCGGCGGAATGGTCGCGCGCTGGCTCGCGGCGCGCTGCGCTCCGCGAGCCCTCGTGCTGTTCAACACCGAGATCCCCGGATGGCGGGCACCGTTCCAGCGCCGAGCTCGCACGTTGGCCCGATGGCTGCCCGGCTACACGTCCATCGCGATGAGACAGCTGACGAGCGACCGCTACCTCACCTCGCCCGCGGGCTTCGGCGGCACGCTCGCCGACCACGACCTCCTCGTCGGGAGCTTCCGCGACCGCTTCATCGACCCGCTCACCCGCTCCCATCGACGAATGGATGACGCGCGCCGATCGTTCATCGCCGTGCTCGACTGGGCTGAACTCGACGCCCTCTCCGACATCCATCGGCGCATCACGGCGCCGACGTGGTTCATCTGGGGTCGCGACGACCCGACCTTCCCCGTTACCCGCGCACGGGCGATGCATGCCAAGTTCCCTGACCCCCGCGGCTTCGAACTCATCGATCGTGCCCGTCTCTACGTGCACGAGGACCAGCCGGCTGTGGTCCGCCGGACGCTGACGGGCATCCTCGCCGAGGTGCATGAGGCGCGACGACCGTCGTGA